The following is a genomic window from Chryseobacterium ginsenosidimutans.
TAATAAGTCAATTAAATCTTAATAATTTTGAAAAACAGGATGTGATAAGGAAAAGTTATGAAAAAAATGATAAAGCAGAAGAAATACATACCATTATACTAACAGAAAATAATCGCACGAATCACAACAGTTAGCAACCCGACTTAAAATAGACAGCCAACTTTACCAATTCGACTACACCATTTACCATTCCAACTACGTTCGGCAGAAAATAACAAACGAATTTTGTACTGTAAAATATATAAAAATATAATGAATACAGTTGAAAAAACGATGAACGGAAAAGTGGTTTTAATTACAGGTGCGAGTAGTGGCATTGGAGAAGCTATTGCAATAACACTGGCAGAACATGGGGCAAAAGTTGTATTGAGTGCTCGTAGAAAAGATAAACTTGAAATACTAACCGAACAGATAAAAAGATCAGGCGGGGAAGCAACATATTCGGTAACTGATGTAAGGAAAAAAGAAGATTTATTACGACTTGTACAAACTGCAACTGATACTTTTGGCAGATTGGATGTAATCATCAACAATGCCGGGATTGGCCAATTGAGCCGAATAGATGATTTAGATATAGATGGTTGGGAGGAAATGATTGATGTTAATCTTAAAGGTGTTTTATACGGTATGGCTGCTGCAATACCTGTTTTTAAACAACAAAAATCAGGGCATATCATCAATATTATTTCCACCTCAGGAATAAAAATTGTACCGATGCAGGGTGTTTATGCAGGAACAAAGAATGCAGTTAGAACCATTGCCGAAGCATTTAGACAAGAATCAAATGGAGAGATACGTATCACAGGCATTTCACCAGGTGTGGTAAAGACCAATCTTGCAGAAAATATTAAAAACGACCAAATGAA
Proteins encoded in this region:
- a CDS encoding SDR family oxidoreductase, with product MNTVEKTMNGKVVLITGASSGIGEAIAITLAEHGAKVVLSARRKDKLEILTEQIKRSGGEATYSVTDVRKKEDLLRLVQTATDTFGRLDVIINNAGIGQLSRIDDLDIDGWEEMIDVNLKGVLYGMAAAIPVFKQQKSGHIINIISTSGIKIVPMQGVYAGTKNAVRTIAEAFRQESNGEIRITGISPGVVKTNLAENIKNDQMKLAIQENMVKLAINPTAIANAVVYAIHQPLDVEIGDIVIRPSIQN